A region from the Hylaeus volcanicus isolate JK05 chromosome 6, UHH_iyHylVolc1.0_haploid, whole genome shotgun sequence genome encodes:
- the LOC128878501 gene encoding uncharacterized protein LOC128878501 — protein MPTPAFGQSVVSNISITTIAELLPFFDGDGGKFERWERQVRLLAVTYNLSEEMGKVLVGSRLRGKALEWFHSRPEFLEIGTRELMDRMREMFYRRPNKTIRRRKFEERVWQPNEPFSECMHNKVILGNNVPIDEDEMVDLIIEGIPDETLRNQAYIQRFSSPAVLMEVFEKVKLRGTSYSNRGPVNRSAVKEESGRGSIAKEENSRTCQPQGHLKPATSGRRCPSCGLMGHQLSEYPTREKGVKCFECRGYGHISARCPTKLTPTRSSYNVDQSTKYEKEAVIHGHKVTAVIDTGSDICLMRASVHAELGAPRLQRTGLRFRGVGSNNNATWGAFQTDIFVDNDLYPITVHVIADRLMQPALIIGADFLRNVNVAIQNNRVSISKMDKDISAAENVPEVYNIVAYDSLEVDTSYIINRKDRCEIEKIISNYKPCKNPEPRSSMKIILRDEELIYQRARRLPPVDRKEVNRQVSLWLDEGIIRPSLSDFASPIVLVKKKDGSKRLCVDYRQLNKKTIRDRYPLPLIEDQLDMLQGSKLFSTLDLKNGFFHVEVEEFSRKYTAFITPDGQYEFCRVPFGLTNSPAVFQKFINNVFRQLISQNISGKTTEAESKYSSYKLEILAVVRALKKFRVYLLGIPFKIITDCRAFTLTMNKKDLCVRVARWALLLEEFHYTIEHRSGSSMRHVDALSRTPVSS, from the coding sequence ATGCCTACCCCAGCGTTTGGCCAAAGCGTTGTAAGCAATATAAGTATCACCACGATTGCGGAGCTTCTTCCATTTTTTGACGGCGACGGTGGAAAATTTGAGCGATGGGAAAGACAGGTGCGTCTGTTAGCGGTTACGTATAACTTGTCCGAGGAAATGGGCAAAGTGCTGGTGGGTAGCAGACTTCGTGGTAAAGCCTTGGAATGGTTTCACTCGAGGcctgaatttttagaaataggTACGCGCGAATTGATGGACAGGATGCGTGAAATGTTTTACCGACGGCCGAACAAAACCATCAGGCGAAGAAAGTTTGAAGAGCGTGTATGGCAGCCGAACGAACCTTTTAGCGAATGCATGCATAATAAGGTGATATTGGGAAATAACGTGCCCATTGATGAAGACGAGATGGTTGACCTCATCATCGAAGGAATTCCTGATGAAACGTTACGTAATCAGGCGTACATTCAAAGATTTTCGTCGCCAGCAGTGTTGATGGAAGTGTTCGAGAAGGTGAAATTGAGAGGAACGAGCTACAGCAACAGAGGGCCCGTAAATAGAAGTGCAGTAAAGGAGGAAAGCGGCAGAGGATCTATAGCCAAGGAGGAAAACAGCAGGACGTGCCAGCCACAAGGACATCTGAAGCCAGCTACATCGGGACGAAGATGCCCAAGTTGTGGGTTAATGGGACACCAGCTGTCCGAGTACCCGACCAGGGAAAAAGGCGTCAAGTGTTTCGAGTGCCGAGGGTACGGACACATTTCAGCCCGTTGTCCGACAAAATTAACACCAACCCGCAGCAGTTACAACGTAGACCAGTCAACAAAATACGAGAAAGAAGCGGTAATTCATGGACACAAGGTAACAGCTGTAATTGACACGGGAAgcgatatttgtttaatgCGTGCGTCGGTACATGCGGAATTAGGCGCGCCGCGACTACAACGAACGGGTTTACGATTCCGTGGAGTAGGATCTAACAACAACGCAACGTGGGGTGCTTTTCAGACCGATATTTTTGTAGATAACGATTTGTATCCGATAACTGTTCACGTGATTGCCGACCGACTTATGCAACCTGCACTAATTATAGGCGCTGATTTCTTACGGAATGTAAATGTTGCGATTCAGAATAACCGCGTTTCTATATCTAAGATGGATAAAGACATTTCGGCAGCGGAAAACGTCCCGGAAGTTTACAATATTGTTGCGTATGACTCCTTGGAAGTAGATACTTCGTATATTATAAATCGTAAAGATCGTtgcgaaatagaaaaaataataagtaattataAGCCGTGCAAAAATCCTGAGCCTCGATcgtcgatgaaaattattcttcggGATGAGGAACTGATCTATCAGCGTGCAAGGCGATTACCACCGGTTGATAGGAAAGAAGTTAATAGACAAGTCTCTTTGTGGTTAGACGAAGGCATCATACGACCGTCCTTATCAGATTTTGCGAGTCCCATAGTGTTAGTTAAGAAGAAGGATGGTTCGAAGCGGTTGTGCGTAGATTATAGACAATTAAACAAGAAAACGATCAGAGACCGCTATCCTCTACCCCTCATAGAAGATCAACTAGATATGTTGCAGGGGTCAAAATTATTTAGCACGTTAGATCTTAAAAATGGATTCTTTCATGTAGAAGTCGAGGAATTCAGCCGAAAATACACCGCTTTTATAACGCCTGACGGTCAATACGAATTCTGTCGCGTGCCGTTTGGACTAACGAATTCACCGGCAgtctttcaaaaatttattaacaacgTATTTAGGCAGCTAATATCGCAAAATATAAGCGGTAAGACGACGGAGGCTGAATCGAAGTATAGCAGCTACAAATTAGAAATACTAGCAGTAGTAAGAGCACTCAAAAAATTTCGCGTGTATTTGCTTGGGATaccgtttaaaataataaccgATTGTAGAGCGTTCACACTAACGATGAATAAAAAAGATCTCTGCGTCCGCGTTGCCAGGTGGGCTCTGTTATTAGAAGAATTTCATTACACTATTGAGCATCGGTCAGGTAGCAGCATGCGTCACGTTGACGCGCTAAGTCGTACTCCAGTGTCGTCGTGA